A window from Lactiplantibacillus pentosus encodes these proteins:
- a CDS encoding vitamin B12 independent methionine synthase, translated as MTTTTTTLTAPFRFDVVGSLLRPASLKKAHEQLAAGEITAEQELEIQHAEIKRIVDEQVKLGLKAVTDGEFSRSWWHLDFLWGLTGVGKYDYHQSYKFKGDHTRTDNAELIGKVAYNPDHPFFDAFSYLQSIVPEGVLAKQTIPSPTMLFRDNRSDNWSKFYDSWDAYLTDLAQAYHETIQHFYDLGCRYIQLDDTTWAFLISKLNDPDADHTTYTKWANDAVTVINAALADLPADLTVTTHICRGNFKSTYLFSGSYDVVAPYLGQLNYDGLFLEYDNERAGGFEVLDQIWNHDAHKRLVLGLVTSKFPELEKTADIKARLQEATTKVPLSNLALSTQCGFASTEEGNQLTEAQQWAKLALVIGTAKEVWSID; from the coding sequence ATGACAACCACAACAACCACTTTAACCGCACCATTCCGTTTTGACGTCGTCGGCAGTTTATTACGCCCCGCTAGCTTAAAAAAAGCCCACGAACAATTAGCCGCTGGTGAAATCACTGCTGAACAAGAACTCGAAATTCAACATGCCGAAATCAAACGGATTGTTGACGAACAAGTCAAACTAGGCCTCAAAGCTGTCACTGACGGTGAATTTTCTCGTAGCTGGTGGCACTTGGACTTTCTCTGGGGCCTAACCGGTGTCGGCAAATATGACTACCACCAAAGCTACAAGTTCAAGGGCGACCATACCCGTACGGACAACGCTGAGCTCATCGGCAAAGTCGCCTACAATCCTGACCACCCCTTCTTCGATGCCTTTTCATACTTGCAATCAATCGTCCCAGAAGGCGTCTTGGCCAAACAAACGATTCCGTCACCCACGATGCTTTTCCGTGACAACCGCAGTGATAACTGGTCCAAATTCTATGACAGCTGGGACGCGTACTTAACGGATCTCGCCCAAGCTTACCATGAAACGATTCAGCATTTTTATGACCTGGGCTGTCGCTACATCCAACTCGACGATACGACTTGGGCCTTCCTAATTAGCAAGCTCAACGACCCAGATGCCGATCACACTACCTATACTAAGTGGGCAAACGACGCCGTCACCGTAATCAATGCGGCCCTAGCTGACTTACCGGCTGATTTGACCGTCACGACGCACATCTGCCGGGGCAACTTCAAGTCCACCTATCTGTTCTCAGGTAGCTATGACGTCGTTGCACCCTACTTAGGTCAACTCAATTACGACGGCCTATTCTTGGAATACGACAATGAACGGGCCGGGGGCTTCGAAGTTCTGGACCAGATTTGGAATCACGATGCTCACAAACGGCTTGTCTTAGGGCTCGTCACTTCCAAATTCCCAGAGCTTGAAAAGACCGCCGATATTAAAGCCCGCCTCCAAGAGGCAACGACTAAGGTGCCCCTAAGTAACCTGGCGTTATCAACACAGTGTGGCTTTGCCTCAACTGAAGAAGGCAACCAACTGACTGAAGCACAACAATGGGCCAAACTCGCCTTAGTCATCGGGACGGCCAAGGAAGTCTGGTCAATCGACTAA
- a CDS encoding DMT family transporter has protein sequence MMRAWIQLVIAIGVEIVGTSLLKLSAGFKHPLVGILGMLLYGLAIFSFSLALRKIPLSIGYAIWAGVGTAVTGLIGIWAFGEVLTGLKTLGFMAIIMGVVLLNKPLKAPQTAPTTSRTARWRARYNR, from the coding sequence ATGATGCGTGCATGGATTCAATTAGTTATTGCAATTGGCGTTGAAATTGTGGGGACCAGCTTGTTGAAGTTATCGGCTGGATTTAAGCACCCCTTGGTTGGGATTCTAGGCATGTTGCTGTACGGGTTAGCGATTTTTAGCTTTTCGTTGGCGCTACGCAAGATTCCGCTCAGTATTGGTTATGCCATTTGGGCCGGGGTTGGTACAGCCGTCACGGGTCTCATTGGTATTTGGGCGTTTGGGGAAGTCTTGACCGGCTTGAAGACGCTCGGATTTATGGCAATTATTATGGGGGTCGTTTTGTTGAACAAACCACTCAAGGCCCCTCAAACGGCCCCAACAACATCGCGGACAGCGCGGTGGCGGGCTCGTTATAATCGATAA
- a CDS encoding DMT family transporter, translated as MAYGLLFGGILMEVFGSFFLKRANGFRNLIPTLMVLVGYFSSLVLVTLAMQRLPLGVTYAMWAGLGTFATVVLAVVVYRERLSLSRLSGLLAIVIGAILLNI; from the coding sequence ATGGCATACGGGTTATTATTTGGTGGCATTTTAATGGAAGTTTTCGGGAGCTTTTTCTTAAAGCGCGCAAACGGTTTTCGGAACTTGATACCCACGTTAATGGTTTTAGTTGGGTATTTTAGTTCGTTAGTCCTCGTGACGCTTGCAATGCAACGCCTGCCGTTAGGGGTGACGTATGCCATGTGGGCCGGTCTGGGGACGTTTGCGACCGTTGTGTTAGCGGTCGTGGTCTACCGGGAACGGTTGAGTTTGTCGCGTTTAAGCGGCTTACTTGCGATCGTGATTGGAGCGATTTTACTGAACATTTAA
- the trhA gene encoding PAQR family membrane homeostasis protein TrhA, which translates to MAQSARQYQITNEVLNSVTHGVGIILSIVAFVFLMLKAYTDGQSLEWTAFIIYGCSLFVLYTCSTLFHSLYFTRAREVFRIFDHSGVYILIAGTYTPYSLLAIKGWLGWTILITIWVLAIAGITVNAIWPGRLKKIETVIYVLMGWMCLAGGRQLWMHLGVTGFWLLVAGGVAFTLGALLYSFPHIKYLHVIWHLFVMIGTTLMFFSIYFYI; encoded by the coding sequence ATGGCACAGTCGGCGCGGCAGTATCAAATAACTAACGAGGTCTTGAACTCAGTGACCCATGGTGTGGGGATTATTTTAAGTATCGTGGCGTTTGTTTTTCTGATGCTTAAAGCCTACACGGATGGTCAATCCCTGGAATGGACCGCGTTTATCATCTACGGGTGCTCACTGTTCGTGCTGTATACCTGTTCGACGTTGTTTCACAGCTTGTATTTCACGCGGGCGCGAGAGGTCTTTCGGATCTTCGACCACAGCGGCGTTTATATCCTGATTGCGGGGACCTATACGCCTTATAGCTTGCTGGCGATCAAAGGTTGGCTCGGGTGGACGATTCTAATAACGATTTGGGTGCTCGCCATTGCGGGGATTACCGTCAATGCCATCTGGCCGGGACGGTTGAAAAAAATCGAAACTGTGATTTACGTGTTGATGGGCTGGATGTGCCTCGCTGGTGGTCGCCAGTTGTGGATGCACCTAGGCGTGACTGGCTTCTGGTTGCTCGTTGCCGGGGGCGTTGCGTTTACCTTGGGGGCGTTACTGTATAGCTTTCCACACATTAAATACCTTCACGTCATCTGGCATCTATTTGTCATGATTGGCACGACGCTGATGTTTTTCTCGATTTACTTTTATATTTAG
- a CDS encoding ArsR/SmtB family transcription factor — MENEMQHDAIVSRLNELIPPTDELNRITAIFKALGDPTRARILYALAVSKLSVGELATGLTLTQSNVSHQLTVLKQLKLVVGTRSGRNVHYQLADKHIIRIFQQVAAHAEEAADE; from the coding sequence ATGGAAAATGAAATGCAACATGATGCGATCGTCAGTCGGCTGAATGAACTGATTCCACCGACTGATGAATTAAACCGAATTACCGCAATCTTTAAGGCGTTAGGCGACCCGACTCGCGCCAGAATTCTTTACGCACTAGCGGTTTCGAAGCTAAGTGTCGGTGAGCTGGCAACTGGGCTCACGCTGACACAGTCGAATGTGTCTCACCAATTAACGGTCCTCAAACAATTGAAGTTAGTTGTGGGGACTCGCAGCGGGCGCAATGTCCATTACCAACTAGCCGATAAACACATTATCCGAATTTTTCAGCAAGTTGCGGCACACGCAGAGGAAGCGGCGGACGAATAA
- a CDS encoding cation diffusion facilitator family transporter has protein sequence MTHSHQIQQQTSAFKLGVALNSAFIILEAGYGFASGSLALVADAGHNLSDVLGLLISWLALWLGQKSANDKYTYGYKSSSILAALFNAVFLLVAIGAISIEAIQRLSNPGPVAEWDVIIVAAVGVFINGFTALLFMKGQKHDLNIKGAFLHMAADAGVSVGVVIAGFIILQTGWFWLDPVVSLLIAIVILVGTWGLLRDAMNYSLEAVPNNVDRQAIADYLTSQPTVNQIHDLHIWGMSTTETAMTVHLCRSTLADNNAFLEQLNKDLSAQFPLTHITIQIELGKVDYETTDSSI, from the coding sequence ATGACCCATAGTCATCAGATCCAACAACAAACCAGTGCTTTCAAATTAGGGGTCGCCCTCAATTCCGCCTTCATCATTTTGGAGGCCGGTTACGGTTTTGCGAGCGGATCATTGGCACTGGTCGCAGACGCCGGGCATAATTTGAGCGATGTCTTAGGACTCCTCATTTCATGGCTCGCACTGTGGCTAGGTCAGAAAAGCGCAAATGACAAGTATACGTACGGTTACAAGAGTTCGTCGATTCTAGCGGCCCTCTTTAACGCCGTCTTCTTACTCGTCGCAATCGGGGCCATTTCGATCGAGGCCATTCAGCGTTTGAGCAATCCGGGGCCGGTTGCGGAGTGGGACGTCATCATCGTCGCAGCGGTCGGCGTCTTCATCAATGGCTTCACCGCCCTCCTCTTCATGAAGGGGCAAAAACACGATTTGAATATCAAGGGCGCCTTCCTCCACATGGCCGCAGACGCCGGTGTCTCCGTGGGCGTGGTCATTGCTGGCTTCATCATTTTACAAACGGGCTGGTTCTGGCTTGATCCAGTCGTTTCCTTACTGATTGCGATCGTGATTCTCGTTGGGACCTGGGGGCTGTTACGGGACGCGATGAATTACTCCCTAGAAGCCGTCCCCAATAACGTTGACCGCCAAGCAATCGCCGATTATTTGACGAGCCAACCCACGGTCAACCAGATTCACGATTTACACATCTGGGGCATGAGCACGACGGAAACGGCCATGACCGTACACCTCTGCCGGTCAACTTTGGCCGACAATAACGCGTTTTTGGAACAACTCAACAAGGACCTCAGCGCTCAATTCCCGTTGACCCACATCACGATTCAGATTGAACTGGGAAAGGTGGACTATGAAACCACTGATAGTTCGATTTAA
- a CDS encoding DNA-3-methyladenine glycosylase I, giving the protein MISPDDFDEVTVNGVRDYDAYFATPTHDDHVLFELLVVGILQVGLSWQVAASQLPILRQQMAGLRIDAVAAMDEPDFERLMRTPKVMHNGCKLRAIIQDARAIQRLQAEYGHFSTYLWAFVDDTPFMMPAPDDDEGLPTRSPLGTRVAKDLHRHGFTFVGPVVTHMFLLAAGLIKLN; this is encoded by the coding sequence ATGATTAGTCCAGACGACTTTGATGAGGTTACAGTCAATGGCGTTCGAGATTACGATGCCTATTTTGCAACACCGACTCACGATGATCACGTCTTATTTGAGCTATTAGTCGTCGGTATTCTGCAAGTCGGCCTCAGTTGGCAGGTGGCCGCGAGTCAGTTACCGATTCTGCGGCAACAGATGGCCGGACTACGGATAGATGCGGTCGCGGCCATGGATGAACCGGACTTTGAACGCTTGATGCGCACCCCTAAAGTGATGCACAATGGGTGCAAATTACGCGCCATCATTCAAGATGCGCGGGCGATTCAGCGATTGCAGGCGGAGTATGGTCACTTTAGCACCTATCTGTGGGCATTTGTCGATGACACGCCGTTCATGATGCCGGCGCCGGATGACGATGAAGGATTGCCAACACGTTCACCCCTCGGGACCCGGGTCGCCAAGGATTTACATCGGCACGGCTTTACCTTCGTCGGACCAGTCGTCACACACATGTTTTTACTGGCGGCGGGATTGATTAAATTGAATTAG
- the folP gene encoding dihydropteroate synthase has product MLVQDITSSLAQATDFASQALNAQVQRHQQLVLRFSGYNREQQQGLTQLCQQLDGVVQASPEQLTVLLNQSAGRRLAQRWSTVFTDQATVQIQLTQIMKQYDVFWQAGEHRFNLTKKPMIYGIMNITPDSFFDGGQYKTKDDVLNHVDAMLQAGADVIEVNGQTTRPGFTEVTPEVELERTLPYIRAIKARFPEAVLAVDTYKYDVMEAVLAEGVSIINDVNAFTDDPRKLKLMADSQVGLLTMHSSREQEYTDLTSSMRHFFEQNLAALTSHGIDIERIALDQGIGYSQVAHGEQDYVMMRNIDEFNYLRRPMMVAISRKGYLGLLLGLKKEDRLPMTLVTEAAMMLKGGRIIRVHDVAETKQLITLLGRIENGYWLANHD; this is encoded by the coding sequence ATGTTAGTACAAGATATCACCAGTTCATTAGCACAAGCAACGGATTTTGCGAGTCAGGCGTTGAATGCTCAGGTTCAACGGCACCAACAATTAGTTTTACGTTTTAGTGGTTATAATCGTGAACAGCAGCAAGGCTTGACCCAACTCTGTCAGCAATTAGATGGTGTGGTTCAGGCGAGTCCCGAACAGCTGACGGTGCTGCTGAATCAATCTGCAGGCCGGCGTTTGGCCCAACGATGGTCGACCGTCTTCACGGACCAAGCGACCGTTCAGATCCAATTGACCCAAATCATGAAGCAATACGACGTGTTCTGGCAGGCTGGCGAACACCGGTTTAACTTAACGAAGAAGCCGATGATCTACGGCATCATGAACATCACGCCCGATTCTTTCTTCGATGGCGGACAGTACAAGACCAAGGACGATGTGTTGAACCACGTCGACGCGATGCTGCAAGCAGGCGCAGACGTCATCGAAGTCAATGGTCAAACGACGCGGCCAGGCTTTACCGAAGTGACGCCGGAAGTTGAATTGGAACGAACGTTACCGTATATTCGGGCAATCAAAGCGCGGTTCCCAGAAGCCGTTTTAGCAGTCGATACTTATAAATATGACGTGATGGAAGCCGTTTTGGCGGAAGGTGTCAGCATTATCAATGACGTCAACGCCTTCACGGATGATCCGCGGAAGCTGAAGTTGATGGCGGATAGTCAGGTCGGATTACTAACGATGCATAGTAGTCGCGAACAGGAATACACTGATTTGACGAGCAGTATGCGGCATTTCTTTGAACAGAACCTCGCTGCGCTGACGAGTCACGGGATTGATATTGAACGGATTGCCTTAGACCAAGGCATCGGCTATTCCCAAGTCGCACATGGCGAACAAGACTACGTGATGATGCGCAATATTGACGAATTTAATTACTTACGGCGTCCAATGATGGTCGCAATCTCGCGTAAAGGTTACCTGGGTCTGTTGCTTGGACTGAAGAAGGAAGACCGGTTGCCAATGACCTTGGTCACCGAAGCCGCCATGATGCTCAAGGGCGGTCGCATCATTCGGGTGCACGATGTTGCTGAGACCAAGCAATTGATTACGCTACTCGGGCGCATTGAGAACGGCTACTGGCTCGCTAACCATGATTAG
- a CDS encoding non-canonical purine NTP pyrophosphatase, whose product MTVDWLIASNNAGKSRDLQACLAYAGVTAQPYFNQFDRLTFPAETTTSYVDNAIEKARFGASQLGVPVIADDSGIEIPALPSQLGVTTARDLGVAVSGFDRNQEILQALRQVPDGQRQAVMRATLAAAWPDGRVVVVQGTVAGYLAHFQLGQYSGGFDRLFWLPRYGRTLAEIPAPWRIPLTHRGRAALKLITKL is encoded by the coding sequence ATGACCGTTGACTGGCTGATTGCGTCAAATAATGCGGGGAAGAGTCGTGACTTGCAGGCTTGTTTGGCCTATGCCGGCGTGACCGCGCAACCTTATTTTAACCAATTCGACCGCCTGACATTTCCAGCTGAAACGACGACCAGTTACGTGGATAACGCCATTGAGAAGGCCCGTTTTGGTGCTTCACAGCTTGGCGTTCCGGTGATTGCCGATGATAGCGGCATCGAGATTCCGGCCTTGCCGAGCCAATTAGGCGTCACGACCGCTCGTGATTTAGGGGTCGCGGTCAGTGGCTTTGACCGCAATCAGGAAATCTTGCAAGCCCTTCGTCAGGTTCCAGATGGGCAACGCCAAGCCGTTATGCGAGCGACCTTAGCCGCTGCTTGGCCGGATGGTCGGGTCGTGGTCGTTCAGGGGACCGTTGCGGGCTACCTGGCACATTTTCAGTTAGGCCAATACTCAGGGGGCTTTGACCGGTTGTTTTGGCTACCACGTTATGGTCGGACGTTAGCCGAAATTCCTGCACCATGGCGAATCCCATTGACGCATCGGGGACGCGCCGCACTAAAACTAATCACAAAACTTTAA
- a CDS encoding bifunctional folylpolyglutamate synthase/dihydrofolate synthase: protein MDAATIERRYQKLLGQLNQAMLANNHQRVPLLRRIMAHLGHPDHYYHVIHIAGTNGKGSTGAMLSSVLQAQGYRVGRFSSPAINDAREQLQFNGTWISPADFIDTYHEILPVLKNMGLAASDVSVFEWFFLISVVWFRNQNVQWAVIEAGLGGLYDATNALASPQLTVFTKIALDHTAILGPTITAIAQNKSKIIKPHTTVVTLADQHPDALAVLQTEALNQGVRLVTAKHAQLTITQQTLTQMTVDAHSQCFDWTQLTLGLGASYQLQNLQLVLTVVSVLQHQQVNLTNAAVRTGLQQVSLPGRATVLQTDPLIIADGAHNPDGMRALVSSAQTLLAGRHLIWVVGVLQDKAYPDMLAALLPAADVVITNTPANPERALPAAQLARTATAMLTPAFMTANAMATAPEILTATTITDALMQAQQRATPDSAILVTGSFYVIRELQQAGWKGLSQ from the coding sequence TTGGACGCAGCGACGATCGAACGACGCTATCAGAAATTATTAGGTCAGCTGAACCAAGCCATGCTGGCGAACAATCATCAACGGGTCCCACTGTTACGGCGAATCATGGCGCATCTCGGTCACCCAGACCATTACTATCACGTTATCCATATCGCGGGGACCAATGGCAAGGGCTCGACTGGGGCAATGCTCAGCAGTGTTTTGCAAGCACAGGGATACCGCGTCGGGCGTTTTAGCAGTCCCGCCATTAATGACGCGCGTGAACAACTGCAATTCAATGGGACGTGGATCAGTCCAGCAGACTTCATCGATACTTATCATGAAATTTTGCCTGTTCTGAAAAATATGGGCTTGGCGGCCAGCGATGTCTCCGTGTTTGAATGGTTCTTCCTGATCAGTGTGGTCTGGTTCCGCAATCAAAACGTGCAGTGGGCGGTGATTGAAGCCGGCCTCGGTGGCTTGTATGATGCGACCAATGCGCTGGCTAGTCCCCAGCTGACGGTGTTTACCAAAATTGCCCTCGACCACACGGCCATTCTCGGACCAACGATTACGGCGATTGCCCAGAATAAGTCTAAAATCATCAAGCCGCACACGACGGTCGTCACTTTGGCGGACCAACATCCCGATGCCTTGGCTGTCTTACAGACCGAAGCGCTCAATCAAGGGGTGCGGTTAGTTACGGCCAAACACGCGCAATTGACCATCACGCAGCAGACATTGACCCAGATGACCGTCGATGCGCACAGCCAGTGTTTTGACTGGACACAGCTGACGTTAGGACTCGGCGCGTCATATCAGTTGCAGAACCTACAGCTTGTGTTGACCGTCGTGTCCGTGTTGCAGCACCAGCAAGTTAACCTAACAAACGCCGCGGTCCGTACGGGCTTACAGCAGGTCAGCTTACCCGGTCGTGCAACGGTCTTACAGACGGACCCGCTGATAATTGCGGATGGCGCCCATAATCCGGATGGCATGCGGGCACTAGTTTCCAGTGCACAAACGTTGCTTGCTGGGCGACACTTGATTTGGGTCGTCGGGGTTTTGCAAGACAAGGCGTATCCAGACATGTTGGCAGCACTGCTTCCCGCAGCCGACGTGGTCATCACGAATACGCCAGCGAATCCAGAGCGCGCTTTACCGGCAGCGCAGTTAGCCCGAACGGCGACGGCCATGCTGACGCCGGCGTTTATGACGGCTAATGCGATGGCTACGGCGCCTGAAATCTTGACGGCAACGACCATCACGGATGCGTTAATGCAAGCCCAACAGCGGGCGACGCCTGATAGTGCGATTCTAGTCACCGGGTCGTTTTATGTCATTCGTGAATTGCAACAAGCTGGCTGGAAGGGGTTGAGCCAATGA
- the folE gene encoding GTP cyclohydrolase I FolE, producing MIDEKNKAKIEHAVREILSAVGEDPDRPGLVETPARVARMYAEVFATKTAAPFDNYKLFKVENPTEMVLLKDIPFYSMCEHHLLPFFGTVQVAYVPQHDQVIGLSKIPRLVDYCAQQPNVQERLTVSIATELQRILDPAGIAVSITARHMCMEMRGVSKPGVQTESSYYSGQFKTDIELKREFLQRIAK from the coding sequence ATGATTGATGAGAAGAACAAAGCTAAGATAGAACACGCGGTGCGCGAGATTTTGAGTGCTGTCGGCGAAGACCCTGACCGGCCAGGATTGGTTGAAACGCCAGCCCGGGTCGCACGGATGTACGCAGAAGTATTTGCGACTAAGACCGCCGCACCATTTGATAATTACAAGTTATTTAAAGTTGAGAATCCAACTGAGATGGTTTTGCTCAAAGATATTCCATTCTATTCAATGTGCGAACACCATTTACTACCCTTCTTCGGAACGGTTCAAGTCGCCTATGTGCCGCAGCATGACCAAGTAATTGGGTTGAGCAAGATTCCACGGCTCGTCGATTATTGCGCCCAACAACCGAACGTTCAGGAACGTTTGACCGTTTCGATTGCGACTGAATTGCAGCGCATCCTCGACCCAGCTGGCATTGCCGTTTCAATCACAGCGCGGCACATGTGCATGGAGATGCGCGGTGTCAGCAAGCCTGGTGTCCAGACGGAAAGTAGCTATTATAGCGGTCAATTCAAGACGGATATTGAGTTAAAACGGGAATTTCTACAACGAATCGCAAAGTAG
- the folK gene encoding 2-amino-4-hydroxy-6-hydroxymethyldihydropteridine diphosphokinase, whose translation MSTNQERVYLSIGSNMHPRVQNIRQALTRLRAVAGVTVIAESHWYETEPWGNREQANFYNVSVSLVTTLTPAELLDDLHTIEQAGHRQRLVHWGPRTIDMDIIFWGQRRIATADLTVPHAQAANRNFVLLPTAEIAADDPLVGPQVARMIAANQDQSWIKKVRNVSELDD comes from the coding sequence ATGTCGACTAATCAAGAACGCGTCTACCTGAGCATTGGGTCTAACATGCACCCGCGCGTTCAAAATATTCGACAGGCGCTGACCCGTTTGCGTGCGGTGGCTGGAGTGACAGTGATTGCTGAATCCCATTGGTACGAAACTGAGCCGTGGGGGAATCGCGAACAGGCAAATTTTTACAATGTATCCGTCTCGTTAGTGACCACTTTGACACCCGCTGAGTTGTTAGATGACTTACATACCATTGAACAGGCTGGTCATCGGCAACGGCTGGTCCATTGGGGGCCGCGCACGATTGACATGGACATTATCTTTTGGGGCCAGCGTCGAATTGCGACAGCTGACTTGACGGTGCCACATGCACAAGCAGCTAACCGGAATTTTGTACTGTTACCAACGGCTGAGATTGCCGCGGATGATCCGTTGGTGGGCCCTCAAGTTGCGCGTATGATTGCGGCTAATCAGGACCAGAGTTGGATTAAAAAAGTGAGAAATGTGAGTGAGTTAGATGATTGA
- the folB gene encoding dihydroneopterin aldolase: protein MGMIRINNLRFHTFNGVLPEERRNGQQLGLDIAIKYPIETKVRHDDVHETINYAAVRDVVDDFVTTHSYKLIESLANHLLETLLASFPTVDAINIKIRKYSVPMPGIFDNVEIEVEGTPHVD, encoded by the coding sequence ATGGGCATGATTCGTATTAACAACTTACGGTTTCACACGTTTAACGGTGTGCTTCCTGAGGAACGGCGCAACGGCCAACAACTAGGATTGGACATTGCCATCAAATATCCCATTGAGACGAAGGTCCGTCACGACGATGTGCACGAGACGATCAATTATGCGGCCGTGCGGGACGTCGTTGATGATTTTGTGACGACGCACTCGTACAAGTTGATTGAATCGTTGGCCAACCATCTGTTAGAGACGCTTTTGGCTAGTTTTCCGACCGTCGATGCCATCAATATTAAGATTCGAAAGTATAGTGTACCGATGCCCGGTATTTTTGATAACGTGGAGATTGAGGTGGAGGGAACGCCACATGTCGACTAA
- a CDS encoding CvpA family protein gives MIFTIVILLLLVSAIFRGFHRGFVIEMLHLIGTVVVLLFARLLYQPVGAAISNLLTGLNLIEGSAMSTLIINLIAFFVLISLGWSVIRLLGRVSRSITWLPVIKQVNSVAGGAVAFVITYLVIFVVLSLANLVKTDFIQTQMNNSPLATYIVKQTPGLTSQYLSHLVNFDDGTTTSDS, from the coding sequence ATGATATTTACGATCGTGATTTTACTATTATTAGTCAGTGCCATTTTCCGAGGTTTCCACCGCGGATTCGTGATTGAAATGTTGCACCTGATTGGGACTGTGGTGGTCTTGCTGTTTGCACGGTTGCTCTATCAACCAGTGGGCGCAGCAATCAGTAATTTACTGACTGGCTTGAATTTAATTGAGGGTTCAGCCATGAGTACCCTAATTATTAATCTGATTGCCTTCTTCGTGTTGATTTCGCTGGGGTGGTCCGTGATTCGGTTACTTGGGCGCGTCTCGCGCAGTATTACCTGGCTACCAGTCATCAAACAAGTGAACAGTGTTGCCGGTGGTGCGGTCGCGTTTGTGATTACGTACCTGGTTATTTTCGTTGTTCTGTCTCTGGCTAACTTGGTCAAGACTGATTTTATCCAAACACAGATGAACAACTCACCGTTAGCGACATATATTGTCAAACAAACGCCGGGATTGACGAGTCAGTATCTAAGTCATCTAGTCAATTTCGACGACGGAACAACGACATCTGACTCATAA
- a CDS encoding metal ABC transporter solute-binding protein, Zn/Mn family: MIKRRRWLFLVLLLGIGSLLAGCQSTTTSSQTSNNKINILTSLDFYGQTAKAVAGKYGKVTAIIDRPSVDPHDYEPTVNTAKQASSAQLIIYNGLGYDDWMEKLTVNKQAGARVINVGTSVAKKADGANEHVWYDPTTMPKLATRIAADLSKIQPQHKRYFYQQARKYQASTRAITTKIKQLKQQAKGQRVAVSEPVFDYSLKAMGYHITNNHFARAIEEGTDPSPKDIQQMQQAIKHHRIAFFVENTQSDSNLVTNMVKLAKQYDVPVLKVTETLPANQTYESWMLSQYNQLAKIQKAAKK; this comes from the coding sequence ATGATTAAGCGACGTAGATGGCTATTTTTGGTCCTGCTATTAGGCATCGGTAGCTTATTAGCAGGCTGCCAAAGCACCACCACATCAAGTCAAACGAGCAATAATAAAATCAATATTCTGACTAGTCTCGATTTTTATGGTCAAACGGCCAAGGCGGTCGCGGGCAAGTATGGTAAAGTCACGGCCATCATCGACCGTCCCAGTGTCGATCCCCATGACTACGAGCCAACCGTTAATACGGCCAAACAAGCCAGTAGCGCGCAGCTCATCATCTATAACGGCCTCGGCTACGATGACTGGATGGAAAAGTTAACCGTCAACAAGCAAGCCGGCGCCCGCGTCATCAACGTCGGCACCTCGGTTGCCAAGAAGGCGGACGGCGCCAACGAACACGTTTGGTACGATCCCACGACGATGCCCAAGTTAGCCACCAGAATTGCGGCGGACCTGTCGAAGATTCAGCCGCAACACAAGCGTTACTTTTACCAACAAGCCCGAAAATATCAGGCTAGCACTCGGGCCATTACAACCAAAATCAAGCAACTGAAACAGCAAGCTAAGGGTCAGCGCGTCGCAGTCAGTGAACCCGTCTTCGATTATTCACTCAAGGCAATGGGTTATCACATCACGAACAATCATTTTGCCCGGGCCATCGAGGAAGGCACCGACCCGTCCCCGAAGGATATTCAGCAAATGCAACAGGCCATCAAGCACCACCGCATCGCCTTCTTTGTTGAAAACACTCAAAGTGACAGTAACCTAGTCACGAACATGGTCAAATTAGCTAAACAATACGACGTTCCAGTCCTCAAAGTGACTGAAACTCTGCCAGCCAACCAGACGTATGAAAGCTGGATGCTCAGCCAATACAACCAGTTGGCAAAGATTCAGAAAGCCGCGAAGAAATAA